The proteins below come from a single Gemmatimonadota bacterium genomic window:
- a CDS encoding NAD(P)/FAD-dependent oxidoreductase, with translation MTRIAIIAGAGPAGLTAAWELLARTDVTPIVLEATHATGGIAQTFQYKGNRIDIGGHRFFSKSERVMKWWFGILPPQGAPAFDDVALAHEVDYATDVVIRALAPELLEGTRLRETRRAAPDPEREDGVMLQRPRLSRIYFGKNFFPYPLGITLIVAWRLGLFNTALIALSYLKAQFFPRRDETYLDAFFINRFGQRLYETFFRGYTEKVWGVPCSEIRADWGAQRVKGLSLTRAVVHAVQDLFSSEFRKRQEERETSLITRFWYPKYGPGQMWETVAAQVRAAGGEVRHGWKVVGVRMTDGRVSHVTALSDADGQRVEMACDYFISTMPLQELITITEPPPPPTVQAVTRGLRYRDFLTVGLLLDKLHVQESGQASQAMVRDNWIYVQDEGVKVGRIQLFNNWSPYLVAERGTKVWIGLEYFLDETDELWRTDDAELITLGVRELEQIGFARAADVRDGCVLRMPKAYPAYFGTYDRLGDVRQWVTSVPNLFCIGRNGMHRYNNQDHSMLTAMMAVDHIITGNENDSPLWDVNLEMVYHEGEN, from the coding sequence GTGACGCGTATCGCCATCATTGCCGGTGCTGGTCCGGCGGGGCTCACCGCGGCGTGGGAACTGCTCGCCCGCACGGATGTCACGCCGATTGTGCTCGAAGCCACGCATGCCACGGGCGGCATTGCGCAGACGTTTCAGTACAAGGGCAATCGCATCGACATTGGCGGGCATCGCTTCTTTTCCAAGAGCGAGCGCGTGATGAAGTGGTGGTTTGGTATTCTGCCGCCGCAGGGCGCACCGGCGTTTGACGATGTGGCACTCGCGCACGAGGTGGACTACGCCACCGACGTCGTGATACGCGCACTGGCACCCGAGTTGCTCGAGGGCACGCGGCTCCGTGAAACGCGACGCGCAGCTCCAGACCCCGAGCGAGAAGACGGCGTAATGCTGCAGCGCCCACGGCTCTCGCGCATTTACTTCGGCAAGAATTTCTTCCCCTATCCGCTCGGCATCACATTGATCGTGGCGTGGCGTTTGGGACTCTTCAACACTGCGCTGATCGCATTGAGCTATCTGAAGGCGCAATTCTTTCCGCGCCGTGACGAGACCTATCTGGACGCGTTTTTCATCAATCGGTTCGGACAGCGGTTGTACGAGACGTTCTTTCGTGGTTACACCGAAAAAGTGTGGGGCGTACCCTGCAGTGAGATTCGTGCGGACTGGGGCGCGCAGCGCGTGAAAGGACTCTCGCTCACCCGCGCGGTGGTCCACGCGGTGCAGGATCTCTTCTCCAGCGAGTTTCGCAAGCGGCAAGAGGAGCGCGAGACGTCGCTGATCACACGGTTCTGGTATCCAAAGTACGGCCCCGGACAGATGTGGGAGACGGTCGCCGCGCAGGTGCGTGCCGCGGGCGGTGAGGTGCGCCACGGCTGGAAAGTGGTGGGCGTACGGATGACTGACGGGCGTGTGTCGCACGTCACGGCACTCTCCGATGCCGACGGCCAGCGTGTGGAAATGGCGTGCGATTACTTCATTTCGACGATGCCTCTGCAAGAGCTCATCACGATCACCGAACCCCCGCCACCGCCTACGGTGCAGGCGGTGACGCGCGGATTACGTTATCGGGATTTTCTCACCGTCGGCCTGCTGCTCGACAAACTGCACGTGCAAGAGAGTGGCCAGGCGTCGCAGGCCATGGTGCGCGACAATTGGATTTACGTGCAGGACGAGGGCGTGAAGGTCGGCCGCATTCAGCTCTTCAATAACTGGAGTCCGTACCTGGTTGCCGAACGCGGCACGAAGGTGTGGATTGGCCTCGAGTATTTTCTGGATGAGACCGACGAACTCTGGCGCACGGACGACGCCGAGTTGATCACGCTGGGCGTGCGAGAGTTGGAGCAGATCGGATTTGCGCGCGCGGCGGATGTGCGTGACGGCTGTGTGTTGCGTATGCCAAAAGCGTATCCCGCCTATTTTGGGACGTACGACCGGCTTGGCGACGTGCGCCAGTGGGTGACAAGCGTGCCAAATTTGTTCTGCATCGGACGTAACGGTATGCATCGGTATAACAATCAGGATCACTCGATGCTGACGGCGATGATGGCGGTGGATCACATCATCACAGGGAATGAGAACGACTCGCCGCTCTGGGATGTGAACCTCGAGATGGTGTATCACGAGGGGGAAAATTGA
- a CDS encoding putative sulfate/molybdate transporter, producing MPPATENLRFDRNEVSGAFGDLGTSLPLIVGMIAAAHLDATSVLVTFGALQILTGLVYRMPMPVQPLKAVAAIVIAQQVSPDLVYGGGFAIGALMLVLVLTGALDWLARVVPKVVVRGIQCGLGLQLARIAVADYVPSGGAAGYALAAVAFVIVVALLGNRRFPPAPIVLALGAVFALTVGGASAPAIAAIGVHLPVPHMPNTAAIWGGFLLLALPQIPLSLGNSVLATKQVAADLFPAREPLTIRRIGITYSLMNLVSPLVSGIPVCHGSGGMAGHYSFGGRTGGSVIIAGTALAAVGLFLGGSVGQVALLFPKPMLGVLLLVEGVAVLALLRDIAGESRDFALALFLGVVAASLPYGYLVALVLGTVLHALRVKVAVR from the coding sequence ATGCCACCAGCCACAGAAAACCTACGATTTGACCGGAACGAAGTTTCCGGTGCGTTTGGCGATTTAGGGACGTCGCTACCGCTGATTGTGGGGATGATCGCGGCGGCGCATCTCGATGCCACCAGCGTACTTGTGACGTTTGGGGCCCTACAGATTTTGACCGGTTTGGTGTACCGGATGCCGATGCCGGTGCAACCGTTAAAGGCAGTGGCGGCCATTGTGATTGCGCAGCAGGTGAGTCCGGATTTGGTCTATGGGGGCGGGTTTGCGATTGGCGCGCTGATGCTCGTGCTGGTGCTTACCGGCGCGCTCGATTGGCTCGCCCGCGTCGTTCCGAAGGTTGTGGTGCGCGGCATTCAGTGTGGGCTCGGGCTACAGTTGGCTCGCATCGCGGTGGCCGACTACGTGCCGTCGGGCGGAGCGGCCGGCTATGCGCTCGCGGCCGTCGCCTTCGTGATCGTCGTGGCCTTGCTCGGCAATCGGCGTTTTCCGCCAGCGCCAATTGTGCTGGCACTCGGTGCGGTGTTCGCCCTCACGGTGGGGGGGGCGAGTGCGCCGGCCATCGCGGCGATCGGCGTGCATCTCCCCGTGCCACATATGCCCAATACGGCTGCGATCTGGGGCGGATTTCTCTTGCTGGCCCTGCCGCAGATTCCGCTCTCGCTCGGGAACTCGGTGCTCGCCACCAAGCAGGTGGCCGCCGATCTCTTTCCAGCGCGCGAGCCGCTGACGATTCGGCGCATCGGTATCACCTATTCGCTGATGAACCTGGTGAGTCCACTCGTGAGCGGGATTCCTGTGTGCCATGGCTCTGGCGGCATGGCCGGTCATTATTCGTTCGGTGGTCGGACGGGCGGGTCGGTGATCATTGCTGGCACGGCGCTGGCGGCCGTCGGACTGTTTCTTGGCGGGAGCGTAGGGCAAGTGGCGCTCCTGTTTCCGAAGCCAATGCTGGGTGTGTTGCTCCTCGTGGAAGGCGTCGCGGTTCTCGCGCTGCTTCGCGACATCGCGGGCGAGTCCCGCGACTTTGCGCTGGCGCTGTTCTTGGGAGTGGTGGCGGCCTCGCTTCCCTACGGCTACCTCGTGGCGCTCGTGCTGGGCACTGTGTTGCACGCGCTCCGCGTGAAGGTCGCGGTTCGGTGA
- a CDS encoding ATP-binding cassette domain-containing protein: MTELALDIRGVTKRYDQHTAVNALSLAVPKGAVYGLLGPNGAGKTTTIRMILNIIAPDEGTISIFGQPSNSTGIMDRVGYLPEERGLYKKMQVRRVLRFLAELKGVSAKVADQRIDQWMERMSLKTPEKDWGLAKLEELSRGMQQKVQFIGTLLHDPELVILDEPFSGLDPINAQALKDTVVDLKKSGHTVIFSTHLMDNAERLCDSVCIIARGEKVLDGTVAAVKAEHGGNNVALSVAGGSELISKIFADHQLVERVDDSNRFFEISLQKDADPQSLLRRLVEAGAVVQRFELVQPSLHQIFLEKVGATGVEAGMSGHG, translated from the coding sequence ATGACAGAACTTGCCCTCGATATCCGAGGCGTCACCAAGCGCTACGACCAGCATACCGCGGTCAACGCGCTCTCGCTCGCCGTTCCCAAGGGAGCCGTCTACGGCCTCCTCGGTCCCAACGGCGCCGGTAAGACGACGACCATCCGGATGATCCTCAATATCATCGCCCCAGACGAAGGGACGATCTCGATTTTCGGTCAGCCGAGCAACTCCACCGGCATCATGGACCGCGTGGGGTACCTCCCCGAAGAACGCGGCCTCTACAAGAAGATGCAGGTTCGGCGCGTGTTGCGCTTTCTCGCCGAACTCAAAGGGGTGAGCGCCAAGGTCGCCGACCAGCGGATTGACCAATGGATGGAGCGGATGTCGCTCAAAACTCCAGAAAAAGACTGGGGACTGGCCAAGCTCGAGGAACTCTCGCGCGGCATGCAGCAGAAGGTCCAGTTCATCGGCACCCTGCTCCACGATCCTGAACTCGTGATTCTCGACGAGCCGTTCAGCGGGCTCGACCCGATCAACGCGCAGGCCCTCAAAGATACCGTCGTGGACCTCAAGAAATCCGGACACACCGTGATTTTCTCCACGCACCTGATGGACAATGCCGAACGCCTGTGCGACTCGGTCTGCATCATTGCCCGCGGCGAGAAAGTGCTCGACGGCACCGTCGCAGCCGTCAAAGCCGAACACGGCGGGAACAACGTGGCGTTGTCCGTCGCCGGCGGAAGCGAACTGATCTCCAAGATCTTCGCCGACCACCAGCTCGTGGAGCGCGTAGACGATTCCAATCGGTTCTTTGAAATCTCGCTCCAAAAGGACGCTGATCCGCAGTCGCTGCTCCGTCGCCTCGTCGAAGCGGGCGCGGTGGTGCAACGTTTTGAACTCGTGCAGCCCTCGCTGCACCAGATCTTCCTAGAAAAAGTCGGCGCCACCGGCGTCGAAGCGGGGATGAGCGGACATGGCTAA
- a CDS encoding ABC transporter permease → MAKLWVVIKREYLERVRSKWFIISTVFGPLFFVAITIVPGYLTMKGMKDSQVSDLRILDATGADLGSRVADRLKKMRDDRLSKMLGGDDAIVPPTVVQRVAPTQLADAESTATRLVMQKETQGYLVLDSLTLTKQKARYAGRNASSLAEMEMVQGAVREALLANKLQAEGVPPSRIDSITRVRVDLATEKIDERGRGGSGLVSAIFGFIIAFLLYMMIMLYGQNVLRGVLEEKMTRVAEVVMSSVKPDILLAGKVIGVGAVGLTQQLVWFASAALMAAYGTQMMNAMGKPGMPPISLPPISPLLVICLVLFFLFGYVFYSSLFAAVGAMVGSQEEAQQAAQPVIMLLVSSIILVQPIMLNPNGKLAVVMSILPFTSPVIMPLRMSAVQVPTAELAASLILVALACWAAIWVSARIYRVGLLMTGKRPSLKELVKWIRYA, encoded by the coding sequence ATGGCTAAGCTCTGGGTGGTCATCAAACGTGAATACCTGGAGCGCGTGCGCTCCAAGTGGTTCATCATCAGTACGGTGTTTGGCCCGCTGTTCTTTGTGGCCATCACCATCGTCCCCGGCTATCTGACGATGAAGGGGATGAAGGACTCACAGGTCTCCGACCTCCGCATCCTCGACGCCACTGGCGCCGACCTCGGCTCGCGCGTGGCCGACCGGCTCAAGAAGATGCGCGATGATCGACTCTCGAAGATGCTGGGTGGCGATGACGCGATTGTGCCGCCCACCGTGGTACAGCGTGTGGCCCCAACGCAACTCGCCGACGCGGAGAGTACGGCCACGCGACTGGTGATGCAGAAGGAGACGCAGGGCTACCTGGTCCTCGATTCGCTCACGCTCACCAAACAGAAGGCGCGCTACGCGGGACGCAACGCGAGCTCGCTCGCGGAAATGGAGATGGTGCAGGGCGCGGTCCGTGAAGCGTTGCTCGCCAACAAACTGCAAGCCGAAGGGGTGCCGCCCTCCCGCATTGACTCGATCACTCGGGTACGCGTGGATCTCGCGACGGAGAAGATCGACGAACGGGGTCGCGGGGGCAGCGGATTGGTGAGCGCGATCTTTGGCTTTATCATCGCGTTCTTGCTGTACATGATGATCATGCTCTACGGCCAGAACGTGCTGCGTGGCGTGCTCGAAGAAAAAATGACGCGCGTGGCCGAAGTGGTGATGTCGAGCGTGAAGCCGGACATTCTCCTCGCCGGCAAAGTGATTGGCGTGGGCGCGGTGGGGCTCACCCAGCAGCTCGTCTGGTTTGCCAGCGCCGCGTTGATGGCGGCCTATGGTACGCAGATGATGAACGCGATGGGCAAACCGGGCATGCCGCCGATCTCGCTGCCGCCCATCTCGCCATTGCTGGTCATTTGCCTCGTGCTGTTCTTCCTGTTCGGCTATGTGTTCTATTCGTCGTTGTTCGCGGCGGTAGGCGCCATGGTGGGGAGTCAGGAAGAAGCGCAGCAGGCGGCACAGCCGGTGATCATGTTGCTCGTGTCGAGCATCATCCTCGTGCAGCCGATCATGCTCAATCCCAACGGCAAGCTCGCGGTGGTGATGAGCATCCTGCCGTTCACCTCACCGGTGATTATGCCGCTGCGCATGAGCGCCGTGCAGGTGCCGACGGCAGAGTTGGCGGCGTCGCTCATCTTGGTGGCGCTCGCCTGCTGGGCGGCCATCTGGGTCTCGGCGCGCATTTACCGCGTGGGGCTCCTCATGACGGGCAAGCGTCCGAGCCTGAAGGAGCTGGTGAAGTGGATCCGGTACGCGTGA